AATTTTTCGAAAATCGATTTATTTATCGCTGATTTGAGCCTAAATTTAGGAATAGGTTACGAAATCAACCGGCCGGCGGACGGACCGGAAGAGCGAATGTGGACCTACAACGCGAAGCTGGAACACGAGCGGGCGCTTTCCAGGCGCCTGCTGCGGAAACTTTCATATGATTATTCGCGAGAGACCTCAAATCTCGATGAGGAGCCGCTTGTAGAGCACCGCGTGACGTGGTCGTATGAGTACCAGTTTTAGATTGGGGTTTGCTTCAGTTGCCCTTCTCTTCACGATTTTGCTTCGGGGCCTTCTCGCGGCTGTCGCGGACACAGCGATCCCCGCGTCGCCTCGCACAATCATGTCAGGCGATCGTCTCAGGATTGTCGTCGTCGAGGACGACCAGTTGTCCAAGACCTATCCCGTCGCGGGCGATGGAACCATCGATTTCGGCTTCATTGGGCGGATTCCCGTGGATGGCCTGACCACGGAGCAGGCGGCTGCAAAGCTAAAGAGCGTTCTGGAAAAGACTTACTACAAAAGGGCGACGGTTTCCGTCGAAGTCGACGAGTTTGTCGAAGGGTCGGTCATGATCGTCGGTGCGGTCGCTCGCCCGGGCCCCATCGGCTATCAGGGCGACCAGATCCTTACGCTGATGGAAGCCATCGCGCTGGCAGGAGGACTGAACGCCAACGCGGATGCCAGCAACATCCGGATCCTGCGGTGGCGGCCCGGCGCCGGGCTCCAGCGTCAGATCATACAAGTCGACGTCAAGTCCATGTATGAAACGCTTGACTTCAGCAAGGACCAGTTTCTTCGGCCTCGGGACATGGTCGTGGTGCCGACGTTGGGCCGCGGGGAAAAGATGGCAGAATTCCTTGCCCTCGGCGAATTTGCGCGTCCCGGATTCCACCCGCATTCGCCGGGAATGAACATCATTCGGGCGGTGGCTTTGGCGGGAGGCATCAATCGCGAGGCCCGGATGGATGCAGTCCGACTCCTGCGGCCGGACTCGGCGAACGGAACGTACCAGGCCATCCCAGTCGATCTCTCCCGCCTTTTTGGCGCGGCGGACATGACTATGAATATTCCCGTGTTGCCGGGCGACATCCTGTTCGCACCTTCGGCAGCGCAGTCCTCAAGCGGGAGAATCTATCTGCTGGGGGAGGTATCATCGCCCGGGATTTACCCGCTTCCTTTGCAGGGGGAGGCGACGTTGGCGCGTACGCTTTTGACCCACGGCGGATTCAGCAAGTTTGCCAACACCTCCCGCGTTCGTATCCAGCGCACCGCCCCCGGAGGTCAGAAGCAGGTTCTCGAAGTGGATGTTGGCCGAATTCTCAAAACGGGATCGTTTGAAGAGGATGTGCCGCTCCGAGACGAGGATGTAATCATCGTTCCCGAGCGGATTATCTTTTAGCGCATGAGAAAAATTATCGAACCGCCGGCGGTTCCCAGAACGATTGGTCCCAACTTGCCGGCACAGGATTCGTCGGCGCGGGCGCAAGCTGATGTCACGCCGCAGCCAGCGCCCACGAAGTCATTCGATCTTGTCGACCTCAAGCATTACTTTCACATCGTCGTCAAGCGAATCTGGCTGGTTGCACTGTGTTTCTTCATTTCGCTGAGCGTGACAATCGTCAACATGGTCAACCAGGTGCCCGTGTATCGCGCCTCGGCCTCGGTCGTACTAAGCCGGGGACTGAACCTGCCGGAACGCCTGAAGGACCGCGATCTCGAAAATGTCTTCGGCGACATCATCGATACGCAGATGCGGATTCTCCAGTCCGGGACGTTGATCGCTCGCGCCCGCGAGCGGTTGAACCGACCGCCCGAGGAAATTTCCGCTAAGCTCCAACGGATTTCCGTGTATCCGCTCGGGCGCGCGTCAATTCTCGTCGTTTCCGTCGACGCCCTCGATCCTCAGTTCGCGGCTGATTTTGCCAACGCGATGATCGACGCCTACATGGACTACAAGGCGGAAGAGCGGATGGAAACATCCCAGGCAACGGTCATCAGCCTGACCCAGCAGGCCAACCGGCTCCGCGAGGAGCTCAAACGCGCGGAAGAGCGGGTGCTGGCCTTCAAGCGGGAAAACAGCGTCATCGCCATCGAAGAGCGGGGAAATGTTGCCGCCAAGATGCTGGCCAATCTTTCCAGCCGCGCTGCGGAATGTCGCGCGGAGCGGATGATCCTGCAGGCGCAGCAACCGCTGCTCAACGAAGCTTCAGACGAGGTCATTCTCCAGATGCTCGGTTCTCCGGCCCCATCTCTGGCGCAGTTGCCCATTGCCAGCGTTGTGGATCGCGGGACCAACTTCGCCATGTCCTCTGGCGCCGAAGGCCTGCTCGAGCGGGGTGTGCTCAACCGGCCTCGCTGGTCCGAGCTGAGACAGGAGAAATTGAACCTTGAAGGTCGACTCGCGATGATGCGGGAGAAGTTCAACGACAACCACCCCCAAATTCAGATCACGCTGGCCCGGATTCGCGAAGTGCAGGCCGAGATCGATCGGGAGGTTCAGTTCGCTCTGCAGCAGTTTTACTCCCAGCTTGAATCCCTCCAGTTACAGGAGAAGGCAATCAACCGCGCCGAGCGGGAATGGGAGGCGGAAGCCCTCGATGTCTCCCGCAAGGCCGATGAATATGCCGCGCTCCTCAGGGACGTGGCGCGACTTCGCGGCCTGTACGATCTGATATTCAACCGATTGAAGGAAATCGACATTACCATCGGAATCGAACCTGAAACCATTCGGCCGCTGGAGCGGGCGCGCCCTTCGTCCACGCCGATCACCCCTCGGCGCCTGCAAAGCCTGTTTCTGGCTGCGGTCATCGGCTTGGGGATCGGAATCGGGCTGGTCTTTGCGTTGGAATTTCTCGACGATTCCATCCGCTATCCCGAGGATGTCCAGAAGGCGCTCCGCGTTGAATTCCTGGGCATAATTCCCGCCGCGAGTTGGGACCCGGAGGATCTGAAGTCTAGGCTGCTCTCGAATATCGATCCCAAGAGCGGCCTGGTCGAAGCCTATCGGAATGTGCGGTCCGCGTTGTTGACCCTATGCAGGGAGAGGGATGTCCGATCCCTGGCGATCACATCGGCCGTTCCCAAAGAGGGCAAAACAACGACCGCCATCAACCTGGCCATCAGCCTCGCGCAGGCAGGAATGCGTGTGCTGCTCATTGACGCTGACCTGCGGCGGGGCGAATTGCACAAATTTTTTGGCCTTGAAGGCGGCCGCGGATTTTCAGACGTGCTGAGCGGACAGGCCAAACCGGAATCGGTCATCCAGCGTACGACGGTTGCCAATCTCGATCTGGTTGCGACCGGCCCATTTCCGCCAAATCCGGCGGAGCTGGTCTTGAGACCTGAGTTTGGCGCGTTCATGGACTACGCGCGCCGCGCTTACGACCGGATCCTCTTCGACTGCCCGCCGGTTATGGCGGTTTCGGAATCGGCCATGATGGCATCGCAGGTGGAAGGCACGGTGTTCGTGATTTGGGCGGGCCAGACCT
This window of the Kiritimatiellia bacterium genome carries:
- a CDS encoding SLBB domain-containing protein is translated as MSTSFRLGFASVALLFTILLRGLLAAVADTAIPASPRTIMSGDRLRIVVVEDDQLSKTYPVAGDGTIDFGFIGRIPVDGLTTEQAAAKLKSVLEKTYYKRATVSVEVDEFVEGSVMIVGAVARPGPIGYQGDQILTLMEAIALAGGLNANADASNIRILRWRPGAGLQRQIIQVDVKSMYETLDFSKDQFLRPRDMVVVPTLGRGEKMAEFLALGEFARPGFHPHSPGMNIIRAVALAGGINREARMDAVRLLRPDSANGTYQAIPVDLSRLFGAADMTMNIPVLPGDILFAPSAAQSSSGRIYLLGEVSSPGIYPLPLQGEATLARTLLTHGGFSKFANTSRVRIQRTAPGGQKQVLEVDVGRILKTGSFEEDVPLRDEDVIIVPERIIF
- a CDS encoding polysaccharide biosynthesis tyrosine autokinase gives rise to the protein MRKIIEPPAVPRTIGPNLPAQDSSARAQADVTPQPAPTKSFDLVDLKHYFHIVVKRIWLVALCFFISLSVTIVNMVNQVPVYRASASVVLSRGLNLPERLKDRDLENVFGDIIDTQMRILQSGTLIARARERLNRPPEEISAKLQRISVYPLGRASILVVSVDALDPQFAADFANAMIDAYMDYKAEERMETSQATVISLTQQANRLREELKRAEERVLAFKRENSVIAIEERGNVAAKMLANLSSRAAECRAERMILQAQQPLLNEASDEVILQMLGSPAPSLAQLPIASVVDRGTNFAMSSGAEGLLERGVLNRPRWSELRQEKLNLEGRLAMMREKFNDNHPQIQITLARIREVQAEIDREVQFALQQFYSQLESLQLQEKAINRAEREWEAEALDVSRKADEYAALLRDVARLRGLYDLIFNRLKEIDITIGIEPETIRPLERARPSSTPITPRRLQSLFLAAVIGLGIGIGLVFALEFLDDSIRYPEDVQKALRVEFLGIIPAASWDPEDLKSRLLSNIDPKSGLVEAYRNVRSALLTLCRERDVRSLAITSAVPKEGKTTTAINLAISLAQAGMRVLLIDADLRRGELHKFFGLEGGRGFSDVLSGQAKPESVIQRTTVANLDLVATGPFPPNPAELVLRPEFGAFMDYARRAYDRILFDCPPVMAVSESAMMASQVEGTVFVIWAGQTSRRLVQLSLQLVRQRGGSVLGCVLNNLEFGRVGYYYYSTYYGYYGYDYGYEPSPSAVSTSRRTG